One Mycobacteroides abscessus ATCC 19977 genomic window carries:
- a CDS encoding A24 family peptidase, giving the protein MIYGAGVAVLCWMTALSYFDIRYRRLPNWLTLPAAVVIITVGLWGRGPSIWAGAAALTALYLAAHLLSPRAMGAGDVKLAVSTGGLAGAFGLDAWFLAAIGAPLVTGLTGLVLLGLGRRGATVPHGPSMCLATAVAAGLGATTPGI; this is encoded by the coding sequence ATGATTTATGGGGCGGGGGTGGCGGTGCTGTGCTGGATGACGGCACTGTCCTATTTCGACATCAGATACCGCCGGTTGCCGAACTGGCTGACGCTGCCCGCCGCGGTGGTGATCATCACGGTGGGCCTGTGGGGGCGCGGGCCCTCGATATGGGCGGGAGCGGCGGCTCTGACGGCGCTGTATCTGGCCGCCCACCTGCTGTCACCGCGCGCGATGGGTGCCGGAGACGTCAAGCTTGCGGTCAGCACCGGGGGCTTGGCGGGGGCGTTCGGGCTGGACGCGTGGTTCCTGGCGGCGATCGGTGCACCGCTGGTGACGGGGCTGACCGGCCTGGTGCTCCTGGGATTGGGACGCCGGGGAGCGACGGTTCCGCACGGGCCGTCGATGTGCCTGGCTACGGCGGTGGCGGCCGGGCTGGGCGCCACGACACCGGGTATCTGA
- a CDS encoding methyltransferase domain-containing protein, whose product MTRTPKTQWSPQEYSRFGDERSRPFFELLARVQAVDPRTVVDLGCASGVLTLELARRWPNASVLGLDSSAELLATAPADLPANVRLEQGDIADFRADGVDVVFTNAALQWLPQHRDLISAWAHQLNPGGWLALQVPGNFGAPSHALMRQVAESPRWAARLAGVLRGTDSTDGAEDYARLAISSGLVPDAWETTYVHLLGGDDPVLRWVHGTGLRPVISALTADEFAEFESEYGALLRRAYPRSGDITPFGFRRIFCVASKPDGAR is encoded by the coding sequence GTGACCAGGACACCGAAAACCCAGTGGAGCCCGCAGGAGTACAGCCGTTTCGGTGATGAGCGCAGCCGGCCGTTCTTCGAGCTTCTTGCCCGCGTCCAGGCTGTGGATCCGCGTACAGTCGTTGACTTGGGTTGTGCCAGTGGGGTCCTGACGCTCGAGCTGGCGCGGCGCTGGCCGAACGCATCGGTGCTTGGTCTGGATTCTTCTGCCGAGCTACTCGCCACCGCCCCCGCGGACCTGCCCGCCAACGTTCGCCTGGAGCAGGGCGATATCGCGGATTTCCGCGCCGACGGTGTGGACGTGGTGTTCACAAATGCCGCGTTGCAATGGCTTCCGCAGCACCGCGACCTCATCTCCGCCTGGGCTCACCAGCTCAATCCGGGTGGATGGCTGGCCTTGCAGGTTCCCGGCAACTTTGGCGCCCCCTCGCACGCATTGATGCGCCAGGTCGCCGAATCGCCCCGCTGGGCAGCGCGCCTAGCCGGCGTCCTGCGCGGAACAGACAGCACCGACGGGGCAGAAGATTATGCGCGCCTGGCGATTTCCAGCGGCCTGGTTCCGGACGCCTGGGAAACTACGTATGTGCACCTGCTCGGCGGCGATGACCCGGTATTGCGGTGGGTGCACGGTACCGGTTTGCGGCCCGTCATCTCGGCGCTCACGGCCGACGAATTCGCGGAGTTCGAGTCCGAGTACGGCGCACTGTTACGCCGGGCCTACCCGCGCTCCGGCGATATCACGCCGTTTGGATTCCGCCGGATCTTCTGTGTGGCATCGAAGCCCGATGGGGCTCGATAG
- the ruvX gene encoding Holliday junction resolvase RuvX, translated as MPDTAAPTPDRPGPDDPGRGRRLGVDVGTVRIGISSSDPDGILATPVETVSRDAKEDSDFRRIAELVEEMSVVEVVVGLPRNLREGTGSSARDAAGFARELGERIAPVPVRLVDERFTTTTAQRSLREAGVRSRQQRGIIDQAAAVAILQDWLEQRRRCGSEGDTP; from the coding sequence GTGCCCGATACCGCAGCCCCCACCCCGGATCGTCCTGGCCCCGACGACCCGGGGCGCGGCCGTCGGCTGGGCGTGGACGTGGGTACCGTCAGAATTGGTATCTCCTCGAGCGATCCTGACGGAATTCTCGCCACCCCGGTCGAGACAGTCTCGCGGGATGCTAAGGAAGACAGTGATTTTCGGCGTATCGCGGAGCTGGTCGAGGAGATGAGCGTGGTTGAGGTCGTGGTCGGCCTCCCGCGTAACCTGCGTGAGGGCACGGGATCGTCGGCGCGCGACGCGGCCGGATTCGCCCGTGAGCTGGGCGAACGGATAGCTCCGGTGCCGGTGCGGCTGGTGGACGAGCGTTTCACTACTACTACCGCCCAGCGTTCCCTGCGTGAGGCAGGAGTACGGTCTCGTCAGCAGCGCGGCATCATCGACCAGGCGGCGGCGGTGGCCATTCTGCAGGATTGGCTTGAGCAGCGGCGCCGGTGCGGCAGTGAAGGGGACACGCCTTGA
- a CDS encoding TetR/AcrR family transcriptional regulator → MPDTDAQERSLTGHEARWERHNSARQTRIVESAVALLDESAPGTEIPVQSIAKRAGLAKSVVYRQFEGREDLDRRIRSYLLEDFDTTISSQLDVNSGSIIDIATRTIRAVLDWMTDYPHRYEFMRSGATDDDPAVDAISTVKVRMEQRVRGVLIPITEMLGIDYSPFESVTYAVVTMVEGSLSRWLREAEPVRTRTEIVEDLANYVWYVLDGAGGSVGVSLDPTTELMTALAQLSGANR, encoded by the coding sequence GTGCCAGATACCGATGCCCAAGAGCGTTCACTGACCGGGCACGAGGCACGCTGGGAAAGGCACAACTCGGCGCGGCAGACCCGGATCGTGGAGTCGGCCGTCGCGCTGCTCGACGAATCCGCGCCCGGCACCGAGATTCCCGTGCAGTCGATCGCCAAACGCGCCGGGCTGGCCAAGTCGGTGGTCTATCGGCAGTTCGAGGGACGCGAGGATCTTGACCGCCGGATCCGCTCGTATCTGCTCGAAGACTTCGATACCACCATCTCGTCGCAGCTCGACGTCAACAGCGGTTCCATCATCGATATCGCCACCAGAACCATTCGGGCAGTTCTGGATTGGATGACCGACTACCCCCATCGCTACGAATTCATGCGCTCCGGAGCCACCGACGACGATCCCGCCGTCGATGCGATCAGCACGGTCAAGGTGCGCATGGAACAGCGCGTCCGCGGCGTCCTGATCCCGATTACCGAGATGCTCGGAATCGATTACAGCCCCTTCGAATCGGTCACCTATGCGGTGGTAACCATGGTCGAGGGAAGCCTGTCGCGGTGGCTACGAGAAGCCGAGCCGGTCCGCACTCGCACGGAGATCGTCGAGGATCTCGCGAACTACGTCTGGTACGTCCTGGACGGAGCGGGGGGCTCGGTCGGCGTGTCCCTTGACCCGACGACCGAGCTCATGACCGCGCTGGCCCAGCTGTCAGGCGCCAACCGCTAG
- the alaS gene encoding alanine--tRNA ligase, protein MQTHEIRKRFLDHFVKAGHTEVPSASVILDDPNLLFVNAGMVQFVPFFLGQRTPPYNTATSVQKCIRTPDIDEVGITTRHNTFFQMAGNFSFGDYFKREAIRLAWTLLTNPVSEGGYGFDPEKLWATVYLDDDEAIGLWQEVAGLPLDRIQRRGMADNYWSMGIPGPCGPCSEIYYDRGPEYGIEGGPEANEDRYIEIWNLVFMQNERGEGTSKTDFEILGPLPRQNIDTGMGVERIACLLQGVDNVYETDLVRPVIDCVAAVAPRGYGQGNHEDDVRYRVIGDHARTAAIIIGDGVSPGNEGRGYVLRRLLRRIIRSTKLLGVEKPMMGELMAVVRDEMGPSYPELVTDFERISRIAVAEETAFNRTLASGSKLFEDAADKTKTAGKSTLSGSDAFTLHDTYGFPIELTLEMAAEAGLSVDEKGFRELMNEQRQRAKADAAARKHAHADLSAYRELVDAGPTEFTGFDELDSAARILGIFVDGARVPVASAGSEAEIVLDRTPLYAESGGQIADVGSIRGDGANATSQAKVSDVQKIAKTLFVHKVTVESGEFVEGDQVVASVDPHWRHGATQGHSGTHMVHAALRQVLGPNAVQAGSLNRPGYLRFDFSWQGALSEAQRQEVEDVANKAVEANYPVNTFVTDLDQAKSMGAMALFGENYGDRVRVVDIGGPFSLELCGGTHVAHSSQIGPVTLLGESSVGSGVRRVEAYVGLDAVRYLSKERALMAALSSSLKVPSEEVPGRVATLVERLKVAEKELEQTRLASVKASIATLVDNAERIGSVTVVAHRLPDGTGAGDLRSLVGDIRGRLGSDPAVVALIAAGEGSVPFVVSVNQAAQDAGLRANDLVGAIGPAVDGRGGGKADTAQGSGKDPAGIDAALQALRAQIRRA, encoded by the coding sequence ATGCAGACACACGAGATCCGGAAGCGATTCCTGGACCACTTCGTGAAGGCCGGTCACACCGAGGTGCCGAGTGCCTCGGTGATCCTCGACGACCCCAACTTGCTGTTCGTCAACGCCGGCATGGTGCAGTTCGTGCCGTTCTTCCTGGGGCAGCGGACCCCGCCGTACAACACGGCCACCAGCGTCCAGAAGTGCATCCGCACACCGGACATTGACGAGGTGGGCATCACCACCCGGCACAACACGTTCTTCCAGATGGCCGGGAACTTCTCCTTCGGCGACTACTTCAAGAGGGAAGCCATCCGGCTGGCCTGGACCCTGCTGACCAATCCGGTGTCCGAGGGTGGGTACGGATTCGACCCGGAGAAGTTGTGGGCCACCGTCTACCTGGATGACGACGAGGCCATCGGGCTGTGGCAGGAAGTTGCGGGCCTCCCGCTGGACCGGATTCAGCGTCGCGGCATGGCCGACAACTACTGGTCCATGGGTATCCCCGGACCGTGCGGCCCCTGTTCGGAGATCTACTACGACCGCGGCCCCGAGTACGGCATCGAGGGTGGCCCGGAGGCCAACGAGGATCGCTACATCGAGATCTGGAATCTCGTGTTCATGCAGAACGAGCGTGGTGAGGGCACCTCGAAGACGGACTTCGAGATCCTCGGCCCGCTGCCGCGCCAGAACATCGATACCGGTATGGGCGTCGAGCGCATCGCGTGTCTGCTGCAGGGTGTCGACAACGTCTACGAAACCGACCTGGTGCGGCCCGTCATCGACTGCGTGGCAGCGGTCGCCCCGCGCGGATATGGGCAGGGCAACCACGAGGATGACGTGCGCTACCGCGTCATCGGCGACCACGCCCGCACGGCGGCGATCATCATCGGTGACGGGGTCAGCCCCGGCAATGAAGGCCGCGGCTACGTGCTGCGCCGCCTGCTGCGCCGGATCATCCGCTCCACCAAGTTGCTTGGCGTCGAAAAGCCGATGATGGGCGAGCTGATGGCCGTAGTGCGTGACGAGATGGGCCCGTCGTACCCGGAGTTGGTCACCGACTTTGAACGGATCAGCCGAATCGCCGTCGCCGAGGAGACCGCGTTCAACCGCACCCTGGCCTCCGGTTCGAAGCTGTTCGAGGATGCCGCGGACAAGACGAAAACGGCAGGAAAAAGCACGCTTTCGGGTAGCGATGCGTTCACCTTGCACGACACCTACGGATTCCCCATCGAGCTCACCCTCGAAATGGCGGCCGAGGCCGGACTCTCGGTGGACGAGAAGGGCTTCCGGGAGCTGATGAACGAGCAGCGGCAGCGCGCCAAGGCCGATGCCGCAGCCCGCAAGCACGCTCACGCCGACCTGTCGGCATACCGGGAACTTGTTGATGCCGGACCCACGGAATTCACCGGATTTGACGAATTAGATTCGGCAGCAAGGATTTTGGGTATCTTCGTGGATGGCGCCCGGGTGCCCGTGGCGTCGGCGGGGTCCGAAGCCGAGATCGTGCTGGACCGCACTCCGCTGTACGCCGAATCGGGCGGTCAGATCGCCGATGTGGGTTCCATTCGCGGAGACGGTGCGAACGCGACCTCGCAGGCGAAGGTTTCCGACGTCCAGAAGATCGCCAAAACATTGTTCGTACACAAGGTCACGGTGGAATCCGGCGAGTTCGTCGAGGGTGACCAGGTGGTGGCTTCGGTGGATCCACACTGGCGTCACGGCGCCACCCAGGGCCACTCGGGTACCCACATGGTCCACGCGGCACTGCGGCAGGTGTTGGGCCCCAACGCTGTTCAGGCCGGATCGCTAAACCGGCCCGGATATCTGCGTTTCGACTTCAGTTGGCAGGGCGCGCTTTCGGAGGCGCAGCGGCAAGAGGTCGAGGACGTCGCCAACAAGGCGGTCGAGGCCAACTACCCGGTCAACACCTTTGTCACCGATCTGGACCAGGCCAAGTCGATGGGCGCCATGGCGCTCTTCGGCGAGAACTATGGCGACCGCGTGCGCGTCGTCGACATCGGTGGACCGTTCTCGCTGGAGCTCTGCGGTGGCACCCACGTGGCGCACTCCTCACAAATCGGGCCTGTCACGCTGCTGGGAGAATCCTCGGTGGGCTCCGGGGTCCGTCGCGTGGAGGCCTATGTCGGACTCGACGCGGTCCGGTACCTGTCCAAGGAACGCGCGCTGATGGCGGCGCTTTCGTCGAGTCTGAAGGTGCCTTCTGAAGAGGTGCCCGGCCGGGTCGCCACGCTGGTGGAGCGGCTCAAGGTAGCCGAAAAAGAGCTGGAGCAAACACGTTTGGCGTCGGTGAAGGCCTCCATCGCAACCTTGGTGGACAACGCCGAACGTATTGGCAGTGTCACGGTGGTGGCTCACCGCCTGCCAGATGGGACGGGTGCGGGCGATCTGCGCAGTCTGGTGGGCGACATCCGCGGTCGCCTGGGCAGTGATCCCGCTGTGGTGGCGTTGATCGCCGCTGGCGAGGGCTCGGTGCCCTTTGTGGTGTCGGTCAACCAGGCCGCTCAGGACGCCGGGCTGCGGGCCAACGACCTCGTGGGCGCTATCGGCCCCGCGGTGGACGGCCGTGGCGGCGGCAAGGCCGACACCGCGCAGGGGTCTGGCAAGGATCCGGCGGGCATCGACGCGGCACTGCAGGCGCTGCGTGCACAGATCCGCCGGGCCTGA
- a CDS encoding AurF N-oxygenase family protein, giving the protein MPLFTVPKSGAFDAEYLQTLQTLSEGSVRLHFDPFEDIDWDSPDYQIDRNDPRWVLDPELDTLGATEWYRNQPLERQIEIGRWRQANAVKVGLAFESILIRGMMQYLMKLPNGSPEFRYCLHEMTEECNHIQMFQELVNRIGDDVPGMRKWFRRASPFIGVLGGWAHVVLFIGILGGEEPIDHYQKSLIRNDIDQPPAVRRVMQIHVAEEARHISFAGEFLRVHVPLMSKRKKAICTVLFPLTMRWLAGEIMTPPRSFATEFDIPREVFKEAFWRSEHARNTLSGYFGDMRKLTEDIGLRPWWVRPLWKLLHIDGRPSRYRSEPDRSHAGAPLAVGA; this is encoded by the coding sequence ATGCCGCTGTTCACCGTTCCCAAGTCGGGTGCATTCGATGCCGAGTACCTGCAGACGCTGCAGACGCTGTCGGAAGGGTCGGTGCGTCTGCACTTCGACCCGTTCGAGGACATCGATTGGGATTCCCCGGACTATCAGATCGACCGCAACGACCCCCGCTGGGTGCTGGATCCCGAGCTGGACACCCTGGGCGCCACCGAGTGGTACCGCAACCAGCCGCTGGAGCGCCAGATCGAGATCGGCCGCTGGCGTCAGGCCAACGCGGTCAAGGTTGGTCTCGCCTTCGAGAGCATCCTGATCCGCGGCATGATGCAGTACCTCATGAAGCTGCCCAACGGCTCCCCGGAGTTCCGTTACTGCCTCCACGAGATGACCGAGGAGTGCAACCACATCCAGATGTTCCAGGAGCTCGTCAACCGCATCGGCGATGACGTGCCCGGCATGCGCAAGTGGTTCCGCCGGGCCTCACCCTTCATCGGTGTACTGGGCGGATGGGCTCACGTGGTTCTCTTCATCGGCATTCTCGGTGGCGAGGAGCCCATCGATCATTATCAGAAGTCGTTGATCCGCAACGACATTGATCAGCCCCCGGCCGTCCGCAGGGTCATGCAGATCCACGTGGCCGAAGAGGCGCGGCACATCTCCTTTGCCGGCGAGTTCCTGCGCGTGCACGTGCCGCTGATGAGTAAGCGCAAAAAGGCCATCTGCACCGTGCTGTTCCCGCTGACCATGCGGTGGCTGGCCGGCGAGATCATGACGCCGCCGAGGTCTTTCGCCACCGAATTCGATATTCCACGTGAGGTTTTCAAGGAAGCCTTCTGGCGCAGTGAGCACGCACGGAACACGCTGTCCGGCTACTTCGGTGATATGCGCAAGCTCACCGAGGACATCGGGCTGCGTCCCTGGTGGGTGCGCCCGCTGTGGAAGCTGCTGCACATCGACGGCCGGCCCTCGCGGTACCGCAGCGAGCCCGACCGTTCGCACGCGGGCGCTCCGCTAGCGGTTGGCGCCTGA
- the mltG gene encoding endolytic transglycosylase MltG: MSDWRDWDDRQEHDDDWGGGRRAVPVAVGPRPRETRRERARRRAAARRRRNAGILGLAAVVIITVAAVVGGATLWDSLFGADRPVTDYSGSGVKDFVFEVHRGDTTKVIGQRLKDEGVVATPSAFTDAAAGNQAIAAIQPGFYKLRTKIAGKEAVARLAEQDNRVGLLVIPEGRQLDDVSAVSNGAVTEGIFTLIARASCVDLDGDKHCVAASDLRQAATTASQGELDVPDWASNGVNAVRDDHRRIEGLIAAGRWDFDPMAEPEQILASLIRESNAQYQQLGLLSSDAAGLSPYQVLVVASLLQREAKPRDFAKVARVVYNRLAKHQKLEFDSTVNYPLDRQEVATTDEDRERKTLWNTYVSQGLPGTPISSPSPEALQAAERPESGDWLYFVTIDAEGTTLFTADYNEHLANIELAKKNGILDSAR; encoded by the coding sequence TTGAGCGACTGGCGCGACTGGGACGATCGCCAGGAGCACGATGACGACTGGGGAGGCGGCCGCCGGGCCGTGCCGGTCGCCGTTGGGCCCCGTCCGCGAGAGACCCGCCGGGAGCGGGCGCGGCGCAGGGCGGCGGCGCGGCGCCGGCGGAACGCGGGAATCCTGGGACTTGCGGCGGTTGTCATCATCACGGTCGCGGCCGTCGTCGGTGGGGCCACGTTATGGGACAGCTTGTTCGGTGCCGACCGTCCCGTCACCGACTATTCAGGATCCGGCGTCAAGGACTTCGTGTTCGAGGTACACCGTGGGGACACCACCAAGGTGATCGGCCAGCGCCTCAAGGACGAGGGGGTGGTGGCGACCCCGAGTGCCTTCACCGACGCGGCGGCGGGCAATCAGGCCATCGCCGCGATCCAGCCCGGCTTCTACAAGCTGCGCACCAAGATCGCCGGCAAGGAGGCGGTCGCACGCCTCGCCGAGCAGGACAACCGAGTAGGTCTGCTGGTCATCCCCGAGGGGCGCCAGCTCGACGACGTCTCGGCGGTCTCCAATGGAGCGGTCACGGAGGGCATATTCACCCTGATCGCCCGTGCCTCTTGTGTGGATCTCGACGGGGACAAACATTGTGTGGCCGCCTCGGATCTGCGCCAGGCCGCCACGACGGCCTCTCAAGGCGAGCTGGACGTGCCGGACTGGGCATCCAACGGAGTCAACGCCGTGCGCGACGACCACCGCCGCATCGAAGGACTGATCGCCGCCGGACGCTGGGACTTTGACCCGATGGCGGAGCCGGAGCAGATCCTGGCGTCCTTGATCCGGGAAAGCAACGCCCAATATCAGCAACTCGGACTGTTGAGCTCCGATGCGGCCGGGCTGTCGCCCTATCAGGTGCTGGTGGTGGCGTCCTTGCTGCAGCGCGAGGCCAAGCCCCGGGATTTCGCGAAGGTGGCGCGGGTCGTCTACAACCGTCTTGCCAAACATCAGAAGCTCGAATTCGACTCCACCGTGAACTACCCGTTGGACCGGCAGGAAGTCGCGACCACCGACGAAGATCGTGAGCGTAAGACGCTGTGGAACACCTATGTGTCACAGGGCCTTCCGGGCACACCGATCAGCTCGCCCTCCCCGGAGGCGCTGCAGGCGGCCGAACGTCCGGAGTCGGGGGATTGGCTGTACTTCGTCACCATTGACGCCGAGGGGACCACGCTGTTCACCGCCGACTACAACGAGCACTTGGCGAATATCGAGCTCGCCAAGAAGAACGGCATCCTGGACAGTGCTCGCTGA
- a CDS encoding DUF3097 domain-containing protein produces the protein MADRYGSDVLSNNPHAPRRPRSTEVAATIGTVVEDAQTGFVGAVVRIEYGRMDLEDRHGRVRGFPVGPGYLIDGKPVILKEPLRHTPTKATRSASGSVAVHGLKARTALASRIYVEGRHDAELVEQVWGHDLRVEGVVVEYLGGVDDLAAIVKEFQPGPGRRLGVLVDHLVKGSKESRIAETVQKGPYGAHTLVVGHPFVDIWQAVKPERIGLHAWPTVPRDIEWKHGICQALGWPHGSQTEIAEAWRRIRGKVRTWTDLEPALIGRVEELIDFVTQPAG, from the coding sequence GTGGCTGACCGTTATGGATCCGATGTCCTGTCCAATAACCCGCACGCCCCGCGGCGTCCGCGCTCGACGGAGGTCGCCGCGACCATTGGGACCGTGGTCGAGGACGCCCAGACGGGATTCGTGGGCGCCGTGGTGCGCATCGAATACGGACGGATGGACCTGGAGGACCGGCATGGCCGTGTGCGCGGGTTTCCGGTGGGCCCCGGCTATCTCATCGACGGTAAGCCGGTCATTCTCAAAGAACCGCTGCGGCACACACCCACCAAGGCGACCAGGAGCGCGTCGGGATCGGTTGCGGTACACGGGCTCAAGGCACGCACGGCATTGGCCAGCCGGATCTATGTGGAAGGCCGTCACGACGCCGAACTCGTCGAACAGGTGTGGGGCCACGACCTGCGTGTTGAAGGCGTCGTGGTGGAATACCTGGGCGGAGTCGACGACCTGGCGGCCATTGTCAAGGAGTTTCAGCCCGGCCCGGGCAGACGGCTCGGGGTGCTGGTCGATCACCTGGTGAAGGGATCGAAGGAATCACGGATCGCCGAGACGGTGCAGAAGGGGCCGTACGGTGCTCACACGCTGGTGGTGGGGCATCCGTTCGTCGATATCTGGCAGGCGGTCAAGCCTGAGCGCATCGGGCTGCACGCCTGGCCCACCGTGCCGCGCGACATCGAATGGAAGCACGGCATCTGCCAGGCGCTCGGCTGGCCGCACGGTAGCCAGACCGAGATCGCCGAGGCCTGGCGCAGAATCCGCGGCAAGGTACGCACTTGGACAGACCTGGAGCCCGCCCTGATCGGCCGCGTCGAGGAACTTATCGATTTCGTCACGCAGCCGGCGGGCTGA
- a CDS encoding shikimate dehydrogenase, giving the protein MLAEIRRAAVLGSPIGHSRSPDLHVAAYRALGLTGWTYERIECTAEQLPDVVGGAGPEWVGFSVTMPGKFAALRFASTSTERARSIGAANTLVRSGDGWHADNTDVDGVSGALAGAGIDPAGQSAVIVGAGGTARPAIVALAAMGVRALTVVARDAGRAQGVLELAEHLGLRASVLSFTDAELSSVCQAAGVLVSTVPAEAAAPYARSLAAAPAILDVIYHPWPTTLAAAAQRRGAVVVGGLDMLLNQAFTQVELFTGLSAPRAAMAAALH; this is encoded by the coding sequence GTGCTCGCTGAGATTCGCCGCGCCGCGGTCCTGGGTTCACCGATCGGGCATTCGCGCTCACCGGATTTGCACGTGGCGGCCTACCGCGCGCTGGGCCTGACCGGGTGGACCTACGAACGAATCGAGTGCACGGCCGAGCAGCTGCCCGATGTGGTCGGCGGTGCCGGTCCTGAATGGGTGGGCTTCTCGGTAACCATGCCGGGCAAGTTCGCCGCATTGCGGTTCGCGTCGACTTCGACCGAGCGTGCGCGCTCGATCGGCGCCGCCAATACGCTGGTGCGCTCCGGTGATGGTTGGCATGCCGACAACACCGACGTCGACGGGGTTTCGGGGGCGTTGGCCGGCGCCGGCATCGACCCGGCGGGACAATCCGCGGTGATTGTGGGGGCCGGTGGAACCGCCCGCCCGGCGATCGTTGCGCTTGCCGCGATGGGCGTGCGCGCTCTCACGGTGGTGGCCCGTGACGCGGGCCGGGCACAGGGCGTACTCGAGCTTGCCGAGCACCTGGGCCTGCGTGCCTCGGTGCTCAGTTTTACGGACGCGGAGCTTTCTTCGGTGTGTCAGGCCGCGGGTGTGCTGGTCAGCACCGTGCCCGCGGAGGCCGCTGCTCCCTATGCGCGGTCATTGGCGGCGGCACCGGCGATTCTCGATGTCATCTACCATCCGTGGCCCACCACGCTGGCCGCCGCCGCGCAGCGCCGCGGGGCAGTGGTGGTCGGCGGGCTGGACATGTTGCTGAACCAGGCGTTTACCCAGGTGGAACTCTTCACCGGGCTGTCCGCTCCACGTGCTGCCATGGCCGCGGCCCTGCACTGA
- a CDS encoding replication-associated recombination protein A, which yields MSDSLFDVPGGGFDSSSADPGVPPNAPLAVRMRPATLDEVVGQGHLLKQGSPLRRLVDGSGAASVILYGPPGTGKTTLASLISGATGRRFEALSALSAGVKEVRAVIENSRTALAYHGQQTVLFIDEVHRFSKTQQDALLAAVENRVVLLVAATTENPSFSVVAPLLSRSLILQLQPLADNDIREVLTRAIADERGLGGAVAVDPEALSLLVQLAAGDARRALTALEVAFETAGGAGSVISVEVVEQSVDRAAVRYDRDGDQHYDVVSAFIKSIRGSDVDAALHYLARMLTAGEDPRFVARRLMILASEDVGMADPTALPLAVAAAQTVQLIGMPEAQLTLTHATIHLATAPKSGAVPAALGAAMGDIREGKAGLVPPHLRDGHYSGAAKLGNAVGYVYPHNDRDGVVAQQYPPDELVGADYYQPTDHGNEREIGSRLEKLRAIVRRGLKR from the coding sequence GTGTCAGACAGCCTGTTCGACGTGCCAGGGGGCGGATTCGACTCGTCCTCCGCGGACCCCGGGGTGCCGCCTAATGCGCCGCTTGCTGTCCGGATGCGCCCAGCGACACTTGATGAAGTGGTGGGACAGGGGCACCTGCTCAAACAGGGATCTCCGTTGCGCCGTCTGGTCGATGGCTCCGGGGCCGCCTCGGTCATCTTGTACGGACCTCCTGGCACCGGCAAAACCACTCTCGCATCGCTGATTTCAGGAGCTACCGGCCGCAGGTTCGAGGCGTTGTCGGCGCTGTCAGCCGGAGTCAAAGAGGTGCGGGCCGTCATAGAGAACTCCCGCACCGCCCTCGCTTATCACGGCCAGCAGACGGTGTTGTTCATCGACGAGGTGCACAGGTTCTCCAAGACCCAGCAGGACGCGCTGCTGGCCGCCGTCGAGAACCGGGTGGTGTTGTTGGTGGCCGCCACCACCGAGAACCCGTCCTTCTCCGTGGTGGCCCCGTTGCTTTCGCGTTCACTGATCTTGCAGCTGCAACCTTTGGCCGACAACGATATTCGTGAGGTGCTCACCCGGGCTATCGCCGATGAACGGGGGCTCGGCGGGGCCGTGGCCGTGGACCCGGAAGCGCTGAGCCTGCTGGTGCAGCTCGCCGCTGGTGACGCGCGGCGAGCGCTGACCGCCCTGGAGGTCGCCTTTGAAACAGCTGGAGGGGCGGGCTCCGTCATATCCGTGGAGGTGGTGGAGCAGTCGGTGGACCGCGCCGCGGTGCGTTACGACCGCGATGGTGACCAGCACTACGACGTGGTGAGCGCCTTCATCAAGTCGATCCGCGGTTCCGACGTGGATGCCGCGCTGCACTATCTGGCGCGCATGCTGACGGCGGGGGAGGACCCCCGCTTCGTCGCGCGGCGACTGATGATCCTGGCGAGCGAGGACGTCGGCATGGCCGATCCCACGGCGTTGCCGCTGGCCGTGGCGGCGGCCCAAACGGTGCAACTGATCGGGATGCCGGAGGCACAGCTGACCCTCACCCACGCAACGATCCACCTGGCGACCGCGCCGAAATCGGGAGCGGTCCCGGCCGCGTTGGGTGCGGCGATGGGCGATATTCGTGAGGGCAAGGCCGGGCTGGTTCCGCCGCATCTACGCGACGGGCACTACTCCGGGGCCGCCAAACTCGGCAATGCCGTCGGCTACGTCTATCCGCACAACGACCGTGACGGCGTGGTGGCGCAGCAGTATCCGCCGGACGAGTTGGTGGGGGCCGACTACTACCAGCCCACCGATCACGGCAACGAACGCGAGATCGGTTCGCGGCTGGAGAAGCTGCGGGCCATCGTGCGGCGCGGCCTGAAGCGCTGA